A stretch of Henckelia pumila isolate YLH828 chromosome 4, ASM3356847v2, whole genome shotgun sequence DNA encodes these proteins:
- the LOC140865223 gene encoding cytochrome b-c1 complex subunit 6 isoform X1 — MATFDDEPVDPKRELEDRCMAPCARPLKEYQACAKRIQGDESGHKHCTGQYFDYWRCVDNCAAAKLFSHLK, encoded by the exons ATGGCTACCTTCG ATGATGAGCCTGTAGATCCAAAGAGGGAACTTGAAGACCGGTGCATGGCACCATGTGCTAGGCCACTAAAAGAATATCAG GCATGTGCTAAAAGAATTCAAGGTGATGAATCAGGGCACAAGCACTGTACTGGACAATACTTTGATTATTGGCGTTGTGTCGATAATTGC GCCGCAGCCAAGCTATTTTCGCACCTTAAATAA
- the LOC140865223 gene encoding cytochrome b-c1 complex subunit 6-1, mitochondrial isoform X2, producing MADDEPVDPKRELEDRCMAPCARPLKEYQACAKRIQGDESGHKHCTGQYFDYWRCVDNCAAAKLFSHLK from the exons GGCAGATGATGAGCCTGTAGATCCAAAGAGGGAACTTGAAGACCGGTGCATGGCACCATGTGCTAGGCCACTAAAAGAATATCAG GCATGTGCTAAAAGAATTCAAGGTGATGAATCAGGGCACAAGCACTGTACTGGACAATACTTTGATTATTGGCGTTGTGTCGATAATTGC GCCGCAGCCAAGCTATTTTCGCACCTTAAATAA